In a single window of the Stigmatopora nigra isolate UIUO_SnigA chromosome 7, RoL_Snig_1.1, whole genome shotgun sequence genome:
- the fbl gene encoding rRNA 2'-O-methyltransferase fibrillarin yields MKPGFSPRGGQGGGTRGIGGGRGGDRGGFGDRGGFGSRGGFGGRGGFGGRGGFGGRGGSGDRGGFGGRGGFGDRGGRGGFGGRGGFRSPDGGGFRGRGGGRGTPRGGRGGRGGFGGGRRVLVEPHRHEGVFICRGKEDALVTRNMVIGESVYGEKRMSVEEGETKIEYRAWNPFRSKLAAAILGGVDQIHIKPGARVMYLGAASGTTVSHVSDIVGPEGLVYAVEFSHRSGRDLLNVAKKRTNIIPIIEDARHPHKYRMLVGMVDVIFADVAQPDQTRIVALNAHNFLKNGGHFVISIKANCIDSTAAPEAVFASEVKKMTSENMKPQEQLTLEPYERDHAVVVGIYRPPPKQKK; encoded by the exons ATGAAGCCAG GATTCAGTCCCCGAGGAGGTCAGGGTGGTGGCACTAGAGGAATTGGAGGTGGACGTGGTGGTGACCGTGGAGGATTCGGTGACCGTGGAGGATTCGGAAGCCGTGGAGGATTCGGAGGCCGTGGAGGATTCGGTGGCCGTGGAGGATTCGGTGGCCGTGGAGGATCCGGTGACCGTGGAGGATTCGGAGGCCGTGGAGGATTCGGTGACCGTGGAGGCAGAGGAGGATTCGGAGGAAGAG GTGGATTCCGTTCTCCAGATGGGGGAGGATTCAGAGGTCGCGGGGGTGGTCGAGGTACCCCAAGAGGGGGACGGGGTGGTCGAGGAGGCTTTGGAGGAGGAAGGAGAGTCTTGGTGGAGCCTCATCGTCATGAAG GAGTGTTCATTTGTAGAGGGAAGGAAGATGCCCTAGTCACCAGGAATATGGTTATAGGTGAATCTGTGTATGGAGAGAAGAGGATGAGTGTAGAG GAAGGAGAGACAAAGATTGAGTACAGAGCATGGAATCCATTCCGTTCAAAACTAGCAGCAGCCATCTTGGGTGGAGTTGACCAGATCCATATCAAACCTGGAGCCAGGGTCATGTACCTGGGGGCTGCCTCTGGTACAACAGTGTCTCATGTCTCTGACATAGTTGGGCCG GAAGGGCTAGTGTATGCTGTAGAGTTTTCTCACAGATCTGGTCGAGACCTTCTTAATGTGGCAAAGAAACGCACCAACATCATTCCTATCATTGAAGATGCTCGTCACCCACACAAGTACAGAATGTTGGTTG gaATGGTGGATGTCATTTTTGCTGATGTTGCCCAGCCTGACCAGACTAGGATTGTTGCTTTGAATGCTCACAACTTTCTGAAGAATGGAGGACACTTTGTCATTTCCATAAAG GCTAACTGTATAGACTCGACAGCTGCCCCAGAGGCTGTGTTTGCTTCAGAAGTAAAGAAGATGACTTCAGAGAATATGAAACCACAGGAGCAACTCACCCTGGAGCCCTATGAAAGAGACCATGCTGTGGTGGTTGGCATCTACAG ACCTCCACCAAAACAGAAGAAATGA